The genomic stretch atatatatgctataattataattgcgaaAGTTTCACCGTTTGACGTCCAAGCCACAGAAGCGAATAGATTCAATTTGGTAAAAAAAAGCAAGCTTGGACCCCAAGGAAGGATATTGTCCTtccttatatttttcaaaacccTTAAACCAGAATATTTTCAGATCGGCACTTGGGACTTTAATTTcacaaaaattactttaaactcTATATAACCTAGCCTTAAAACATATCTAATTTTTTCACAACATTTTATTGCacatgttttttgtatatataaataaaattgtacttacttttaaataatgtcTAGGGATCGGTTGTATACTAATACTAGCGTCGTTCTTTTTTACATTATCTAAGTTGTCTTCAACATACGGCATCtgtaatatgaatttatatattaaatattgtatggtacatattttttttgctttaatttatatttatattaaacatacttatCTTAAGAAAGCACTtaagcaaaatgtatttataacatacaaTCAAATCTATGCccaacaacaagaacaacaaGTGCTTAGTAATAAtttcagtattatttttttatttattaataatctagattatttgataaaatatgagacaacacaCTAGAATATTAAACACAAGGAAATTATCATGGTTTACAATAAGACAATAAATTTCTGCTTTGGTGCATTTTTgcgttacttaaatataaagttataccTCATTCCGTCTATGAGTCTTTGGATTCGGCGCATATCCGATGGGACCTTGCAtcttcattgtttttaatacttCGGGATCGATTGGTTTTGGCTTTctggaaattaaatttaatatatgtaataaaataatacactattaattatttgacaTATCACAACATTCTGTGTAGGGTATTGTCAATGAGGTTGGTGTTAGGAAAACTATagaggtaaataaataaatatgagacaacatcacatacattactctgatcccaatgtaagtagctaagctcctgtgttatggaaaatcagaagaaacgacggtaccacaaacacccagacccaagacaacatggaaaactattggtaatctacatcgactcggccgggaatcgaacccagaacctcggagtggcgtacccatgaaaaccagtgtacacaccactcgaccacggcggTCATCAAAAGAGGTGTGTGTTATAAATagattacacacacacacataagaGAAACCTCAAATTAATGGCAAAAAATGAATAGTCATAAGTGCCCCATATTAACATGAGTAATCCGTCTAATATAAACCACTTATAAATCTCACCTGTAAATTTTCTTAAAGAAGTCTGGAGGCAACTCGTTGAACCACCTCGAGCCGGATGCAAGGGGAGATAGTGGTACGGTTGAGAATTGGAATGTGGTGTCGTTAAAACCGACCACTGGAAGTTCCGGTGCCGGGTCTGCAAATTCAGTTGCCCTagaagtataaatttaatattgagaaCATTTAAGCACCATAAAAGTTGAAAGAAATACTGCAAACACAAAAATATCTCAAAAATTAATGTATCATTTCTTCACTATAAATTCTGTAACATCAATACTATTAATTGATGTTCCATATTTTATGAAGCATCATGGGAGATAACTTCAATTAAAAATCTACCTAGGTATtataaatgagacaacatcacatacattattctgatcccaatgtaagtagctaagcaattgtgttatggaaaatcaagagtaacgacagtaccacaaacacccagacccaagacaacatagaaaactaatggtaatctacatcgactcgaccgggaatcgaacccgggacctcggagtggaccttgaaaaccggtgtacacaccactcgaccacggaggtcgccaaATATATCGTTTCGTCACTATAAATTCTGTCGCCAAAAGTATAAGCATCGTAGGAGACAACTTCATTTACAAATCTACCTAagtgctataaataaaatatataaacatatatggaATTTAGACTATATTACCTAGAAAAGTTGTTAAAGTGTGGCTCATGGTTATGTTGGGCAGAGAATAGGTGAAGATGTCCAGACTGATCGCCAAATACGAGAGCTTGACTAGTAGAAGACACGTCCATTACACTACATTGTGATGTTTGAGTGTCCACCTGaaaattatatcagttataaaCTAATGCCTGatctaattttatatagattaaatacaGCTAAAGTCTGTAgacaaatttaatgtaatattatatattatttgtatataaaaaaatatgtaaattgcacattttttaattgttttgtatttacgatttaaaaaaattaatttgttgagCATTCGTATATTTAGGTTTCTGGAGAGACTTTCTTTAAGAGATAATAAATCCATTATGGACttgtatttcattatattattttgttatgaacGTTTTATTATGgttcatacatataaaatcagaatgtcaatataaataaataaataatggacaacatcacattactcaGATCCACATGTatttagctaaagcacttgtgttatgaaaaatcaagtAAACATAAGAAAGCAATGAACTTATTGTACATGGACtcagccaggaatcgaacccgggacctcggagtggcttacccatgaaaaccggtgtacacagtaCTCAAACTCAGAGGTCATCAAAATAAccgtattcaatttaaaaaaaaaactttgcaattattttttttaatacaatgtacatataataactaACCTGAAATACAGATTGGTACTCTGATTCATGGGCTTCATTAACATGGAATAGAGTAACATGTCCGTCCCCTGCCAATGCCACAGCCCGTCCGGACACAGCCGGTACAAAGTGCAACAACAACGGTGGAGACACAGTCGGTATTGACCAAGCTGCTTTGCCCTTAACTCTTCTGACATCCCAAACTAATACATAAGGTTCCGGTACTGCTACGGTAGCTCTAAAAttagcaatatttaataattaatacctattatatataattaatcatattctAGAattcattacatataatatataccatTTTAAGCAAAACATTACTGCATAACTGTGACGAACTTTTTGTATATCGATTAAAGTGTGGATATAATATGGAAAGTGTGCttttttgagttttttaaaGCATTCATgactaaagaaaataaacaaataaattatgtatatgtttcaAGACAAATTATTTCATCTAttcatcaaaaacaaaaaaaaagacaaatcaaTGAGGAAAGTAATTTCTGCTTAGTTTCTATTTTTGCATGATTCTCTTTGGTTCCTAAGCATcaggatattaaataataaaatacaagaaaaaccTTGTAGCTTATTTTCGGTGTTTTTTaaactacaatataaatattctgtatATTTCTAGCAAGGCAAACTACTTACATACTTACTAGGTGatcaattaaagaaaaaattaataactacatTTAAACACGCTTTAtacaaattgatataataatatcataaaatagaaACGGGAGTAAAAAAAATGAGTtcctttatttttatggtaaacATATTGATATGTTTACTTCGGAAAACAACACCTTAACTTAACttccatttacttttaaaaaatgtttttaaacaatGATTTTTGACATTTCCAAAATTAGTTTCAGTTCAACTTCTTACAttcttatatttagattttatacatCCCTATTTGTAACCCTTAAAAACCTTTCATATAGTTCAACAGACTAGCAAATGGGTCACCTAATGGTAATggaccactgcccatagacaaaaTCACTCtcagaaatattaaacaaccGTCAATGTACACTGTACACTAATTAAAGGAACAGCAAAAACAGCCTTTTAGTTCCCATCTTAGATAGTGCACTGACAATGTATTTGATATCTCTCATGGTACGTTTATGAGTTATGGTACTTACCATCACGGCACAACATAAAGAGGGTTCTGccttagtattaaaaaaataaaataaaaataggattAACACTTGCGATTGAGTAAATCCACatgtaattaaatgatttccCTGCATGTCCAAGTCGGAGAGACAGGCCGAGTGTGCTCTGAACGTATGCTCCGCTTTACCGGGATTTCGTATGTCTCGTAATGACACCATGCCACTTGCGCTGCCGCATGCGACCAATGAACCGCCTCCGCTCCTCAGTACAGCACAGCCATCCTCTGGTACTTTCtataaaaaagtacttttaagaaaacaataaacCAACTTAGTTTATATTAGTCAGTCTAAATAATTAACTATACAGAAGATACTATGATGCAGTtagataatagataaaaatagatTGTACGAATATTCAAAACAACCATTGTGCAAAAAGCCAGAAAAACACAGCATAACTTTTTGTAAAACTGTGTAAGTATATTTGAAGTACTGGTTAGCTAGgttgttattattacatttgtttaaataaatgttacatataCCAAACATTCTGTCTTTGCCATTCTGTCAGTCAAGATGCAAAGAGTTCAATcagtatatagtattattttgaaagagttttaaatagatatatcaaAAGcagtttaatacataaattcaCTTgacattaatgaaataaatgaaaactgtttaataaaatattcttactaTCACAGTCTCAGTCATCTTGTTGATATCTAATTCTAGGAGTTTGTCTTGGTGTCCACCTATTAAAAACTTGTGCGAGTTTACTTGAAAAAGACATTGCATGTCCATCATATTTGAGGATCTGTGgagaataaatttcattaaatatacatagtatatagctaattttatatttgaaatatagtttgctatgtattagtatatatgtatttttaaatttcagaaaAGTTACTATAGTGATATGCCATTTTGAGTCATGTATACTATACATTGTccaattattatagttaatgAACATACCATGTACACCACCctaaaatgaaaatttgttaattttctgGAGAaccttcattataatattataaatgcatactaatacaaaaatagtttaaattaattatttaatttcttaaaaaaaaaggtaatgattatattttttcttacttaTGTGTGTGCTGAGGTATGCCTCTTCGTATTTGGTGTCTTAAACTTGTTTTAGTGAGACAATATATACCTTTTTCTAATGTTAGTATATCTCTTACTTCTTCTGTTTGATGGATTTGGAATGATGTATATTTTTGCAAGTTTGGTCcataataagaagtaacatgccccttaaaaagtaaaataatcttCGTTTATTTGTGTAAAGCAGCAGCCCGTTATTGCCTCACTGCTttataaaggcctcctctcccttttgagtgGCCATCTAAAGTAGGTGGATTATTGGCAGATATTTGACAAAATCTCATTCACCTCATGCAAaattccttacaatgttttccttcaccttgagtagaattataaacacaaattaggccaTTTCcacttttattatgtttaatcacaataaaaattgaatcaataactatgtataattttttgtgAGATTTTTTAGTCACTAaggtataattaattttagtacatATGAAAAGAAACTTTTGTTGcatttcatgttattttaataattgttgacatcatcCTTATTTTCACttctttattatgttatatttttagatatctaAGAACTATAAAATGAGTCAATTAAACTGTgacaatataaaagtaacacaTTTTTCTAATGGGGAATTgtctcaaattatttaataaacatatttattttatgttacacaTTACATttggttgatattttttaatttacaaattttagtgACAACACTGATTGTATTggctataaaatgtttaaagattGTTTATTCAATGAAAGTTATAttgatattacatttaatattgtcACAACTTACCCCTTGGTTACCCATCCATACCAATTCCTCAAACTTATCAAAGACAGAGGCTGACACACCATATTGGTCACCACCATCAACAAGTACTGTACTTCGAACCTCATATTCTGCCTCTTGGTTTCGCAGAATATATGGTTGTGAATATTTTGTTTGGAACTGatctataaacataaatatcagaatttaatttgtaaagaaCACTGGATGCAATTatccttaaataattattagctagggtattaataagttataaatgagtaatgatttaaattgtggaaaatacatatttcttcATGGTAGGAagtacgaaatttaaatttaaaaattatatgcaatataaatttgaataaaagtatatttcatgtcattaacattttttttataacttaaactAAACTTGAAATTTAATGTAGCATTTCACTTCTTATTATTGAATGTGTAATTTGCGAAGTcgcatattatttgtatattttgacaCGACTCATACACGTTTTGCTGGTAGAAGCAGTTCCATATATTGTGACAGAAGATTCACTTTGtacatttgttaatatatatttaacggcAATTGATAATGTAGTTTTACTTCATAAGAAccactttattaaataaatagaattatagtatgtattaattttccaataattagTACAAAGCACTTACCTTCCATTATATGTTCCGATTGCAAACCAAGATCGGTATAATGGAATTccatggttttattttttttttaatatttaaaccatTCGAGTAGGAgccatttatattgtaaattaaataattaacaacaaaattaacTATACAATCGGAAAAGACCAAACTTGACAAACTAGCACTTGTTTTCTTGACACATCAAATCGAGGACAAACTACAgataatagatatattaatgctatatagataataaaaaataagaaatgtcaTAAATTCCAAACTTGTGCTTCTtacttttgataaatattaagtaatataatcttttattaaatttttatataataattattaccaatacatatgtaaattaCCATTATTTGATACatagtaatgtaataaaaaaatactttattaattgtGTGTAGAAACCAACAGCAAAATAACGACAAtaccaatttataaatttcttacagtTGAGATAAGGTTTCTTCTCTCATGCTGAGAGCCGAGCACGACAAGAATCATCAAAACCAAGTTTATGAAAATTCGTTGGTGCTTGCCCGAgtatgaacccgaaatcatcgaatAAGATTCACACTTTCTAGCCACTAGGATATCTTGGTTCATCaaccaaaattattattttacaagttaatCATATATTACAAACTCAACAGCTTTTGTTAATAGataaaaatggaatacaaaTGGAATATAGGTACTCAAATCCCGTCAAAAAATAAGACACAATGGTAGCCCTTACTTatcatttattgttataaatttttcatGGTGACtgatatacacataatataaattataattaatatagccCTTACAATACTTTAAAACATGTTTATCTGAAAAGTTATGCTAAcgaaattttatgttaattgttaATACTTTGACAGTAAGTAACACAAATCATTATGtctgataacttttttttatttttcaactcaATTGATTTCAGTAAGCTGACAATGTTTAAAGTTTTTCATGTTGCATTTCTTAATTTACTGTTGTTGGTAAAAAATGTTGATAATAACTCTTTGTAAATTCAGTCATTAAATCAGGCATTGCTTCAGGGAGTGTTGTTATGAGTTTTGCAGGGTTGCCAGAGTATCTTGCAAATGAAGGCACTACAGTTTCTGCTGGCAGCACTGAGTTATCCTCAATCATGCAACAGTCTTTAAGTACACATCTTCTAccctaaaaataaacaatattatattatgcaaaTTGTACTAGGCTAAATAGGACCTTTTTTGGGAAACATGGCTAGTCTTGTATTCCTAGATAAATTAAGTAGATAATTATTGGTTTATGTTTGAacatgatacaaaaaaaataacaaacaacaaataacaattCACAAAGTTAGATTGGAGAGGTggaataaattataagaaaatttgtatatatctatttgcaaaaaaatttataaatattatttacttactatAACAACATTTTTTCCAATATAGACATATGAACCCACAACAGCAGCATTTACAACTGTATTCTCCCCTACAAAAACATGATCACCCATTTGAAGAGGAAAGAATGCAAccctgaaaaaaatataatattataaatgtgaatgtggGTCTGATTGTCTGTCAAGCTGTCACGGTTAAAGTgcttaatttgatgaaaattagcATGAACTCCATGGCAGAACATAGAAAGTTGTTATACCTAAAACCTGTACTCGGTTACCTAGCATGCATACTGCTGATGAAAACTGGTCAAGTATAACTAACATCTCTAGGTATCTGAATAGTTACTCATTATTATCAAAAACCAtagaatttattgaaatatagaatgtttttgttggattataattttttttttctatacattatgtatatacataaaatattttcaaaaagtttttattgacaTTATCCGATCAAATTAGTTGAAACTTGCTACATGATATCAACCTTTATTTCATTCAactaatcaatataatataattaatatatatgtttaaattattgtttaagcatataaaataacatatatttattaatataacagtagTACAAGATATATCCGTTAATAAATTGAAAGAGGCTTTGCTTGCAGGGCATGAAGCCCTGTATCTGAAAGTTCAATGGCATCCCAATCCAAACTTATATTAGAGAgctttatcatataaataaaaatagttatagtGTATGGTCTTTACTGCCTATACCCcatttgtcaatttttttgataaagttttattttcatagtataatATAGTTATGCTCAATATATTCTTCCCCATAGCTTACCCTTTGCTGAACTTTTTAAAGGGTGGCCGAATTACTGAACCCTTGCTAATAATACAGAATCTCCCAGTTTTAACATTAGCCAAGTCTCCTCTGATTATTGCATCACTTTGAACTATTACTTTGCCGTGTAATACTATATTTTGAGATCCACAGAGTACAGTTTGTCTGCTGACTTTGTTTCCTGAAGCCTGTAAAACAAGGcaaaataaacatgaataacTTTGATTCGGCTATTATTTGAAACATACATagaaatgtttatatgtaagcATATCACtcaaaaaaaaagtgtatttgaatattaaataaacagcaACATAACATAAACGTCTTTCCTTAAGTATTtcggtaaaattataattgaaacataTTGTTTATTCCTTACAGTTTCAACGTATTCAGATTTGTTATAATACGTGTCTTGAAgctccatttttattatatttatccgTATACTATAAGTTCTCGTAgcaaatacttaataattcaACTTCAAgttgaaaacatatttatttcaatccCTATCTGATATATTTTCAATCTGATTATTATAATCTCAAGTAATAAtttactgaaatataaaattacaaaattgttaAACGAAAATGACTAATAAACAAGACTTTTCACTTGACGTCTTTTGTCATTACGACAATCGACGGCAGTGTAGCCAGCTCTTAAAATTTTGCTTTACTCGCTTGAGGGGAGAGTCTccccaaattttattaatttgtagatTTATTACATtcgaaatacatattttgtgatTTCAAATGAATAGGTAcatgttatggaaaatatacATGACCAtgataaaattactatttaacaGCATTTTTTAGTACCCCAAAGACAACTAATCAACATTTTTCGTAAAAGCTTGTTTGCACTTTTTACCTTAAAATTTAGCAGGGTAGCCAGGTAAACAGTTCATGGTTACATTAACGGACGACAAAATCTAATACGTCATATAATGATAACCTTAACGTCATTTTCACATACATTTACGAAGAAAATGTTATAAGATTAAACACGTATAGATgaaagattttataattaataaattaaacttcaaaatatttaagatatatttattataattaaataaacaattcttGTGTTATTTTGATTACGAAAAAGTATCTGTTATTTAAAGATGAAAAATATGCTGCAATTGTctttattgtaatgtaaaagaaaaaaaaaaagaaaaattggcgcctaaataagttttttaagcgtattgaattacaaaatctgtttataatattaatttactaccTATATTAAAAATGGATCGATATGTTATAAGAGAACAAAGAATAGGTAAGTGGCACCTTTTCTAATaagattttttcattaattttagattaatttcaatgaatatagaaataacaaatttataaaatgactcCGTCATTTGCTAAAAATGTTTATCAAGTGTATGTATTTACTtcgaaaacatttatttttcctataaaaaaacaatctttgTCGTGGTGTCAAgatgttatataaaatgataaaaagttTCAGACAACAAGTAACAAAATACCATATAGAATATTTGTATCGTAAAATCAACGTTTTTCAGAATATCCCGAGGGAAATCAAATGATTGCGTTTTCAGCAACTAGTACaggaaataatattactatgtaAGTAGCCGGGAGATTGTGAGATTGGAAGGCTCCAGGGGGCTTAGATTTTGACATtatctttcatttaaaataagaaccaAAGAAGGGGGCTCTATCTGTTTagccaattaaatatttcatttttattatttccaaaaaaagaATACGGGcttgtttctttaaattttctaaGCAATCGTTTttacgttaattaatttttaattatttgtatgataTGTACTAATATTCGTTGAACGTTACAAAGTAGGCATagcctatttttttataatttgcaaCTTTGTCTGGACTAACTAGCACCAAATAAGTCAGTTGTAAAtcattataatcatataaagtTACTTACACAATTAAATACGTTATATCATAATGTACTTGCCCGTATACcatatatgtactttatatcagtattgtatttaagtaacatagaaatatttaattaatagttttttggATTACTTACTCGATTGCTGGAtgagataattaaattattcctcGCCTCTTACGAAATTCATGGTTTGATGTGGACTCAGCTCTGTGGCTAGGGTTTTCCATTCCGTGCTGAAGACGCTCATCTCAGGAATTTAAAATCCTAAAGAgccttttatttactttttacataagaattttaacaaattaaaacgtTAGGTCTTCTTATAAatgtaacatcctgtaaatttcactGCTGGGCAAGCTGTCaagttttggaacttattccagcAAGTTGTCCAATTGGGGTTGGTtcctatttatacatataaacgtaATACAGATACGTACACAGATAAACGTAATCTCGAAATTTCACTCAAAAATACAATTTCTATTATTGAAACGCTAAATATGCTCAAGATCCAcaaacgtattattttattttaattaacttttatgtaGCTCGAACGTTTCATTTCTACTGAAatctttcattgtttttttaattttgaaaagtgATAAAAAgtacgttttaataaattaaattggaaaCTTTTAGGCCCGAACACGTTTACTACAGAGCCTGTAATTCCGATACGCCAAGCATAAATATGCATATGGGCGCTCCAGGATTAGTTCAACTACAAGCGCCAAGTTATTCGCCAAATGTACGGAAAATTACATTACTTAATTTCAATTAGAAAGTCTATTAACTCTATTTTTTACCAAAAAGTGTATCTAAAGCAAGAAGATTTAATAGATTTGCTTCCAGATTTAAGCCCTCAATCTCAATAAATGTGTGTTAATCATAAGtagcataaataattataattaaatatattttaattgttttccgAAGAGTTTAGTTTAAACTATCTCTGCATATATATCTAAAgttcaaaattatattcatatttttatttgaattcttaaaattactttaaaatataattgtattgcttgtataaagaatatatcgatctaattatctataaaaaagaTCGCATCACGCAAAATTCTGAATATATTGACATAGAATTTGTACCATTTTATTCAGAATGTTTCagaaaaagtttttgtataaacattaacatacaatataattcaattcattCATGTATTCAACGTATAACGTCGACACAGCAACACTTTGCCGAGGTTGCTAGTTGAAAATAATccgaaaaattgtaaaattaaattattgaatagtGAATCGATGATATTTAAACAGAGAAGGATTTTAGGTAATTCAATCACAAGGTCCAATCATGTCTGGAATTGATCCTCGTTATTTGGCGGCATTTGCGGATAACGCCGGATACATTGCTACAggtaaaaaagataataataaaactattttttttattgtgtgttCTGTTAAATCCACCGTAGAGACTTATATCGTATCTTAGTAGGACATCGTGGACATTAAGTTGAAAAACTAATACGAGACCCATATATGTTATAGTTACCCGTCccgacttatttttatttattttatggtatacgttggcggacgagcatatgggccacctgatggtaagtggtcaccatcacccatagacaatgacgctgtaagaaatattaactattgcttacatcgtcaatgtaccaccaaccttgggaactaagatgttatgtcccttgtgcctgtagttacactggctcactcacccttcaaaccggaacacaacaatactgagtactgttatttggcggtagaataactagtgagtgggtggtacctacccggatgggcttgcacaaagccctaccaccaagtaaactttcATTATCCTTCCCACTTAATTTGATTTATCATGagcatttactttataaattaatcttcaGATCTCTGATTACATCCGGGCGCTTTTGCTTGAGAGtcattagatattatttatcgaTCTCAGTACCAAAAAGTATCTAGGAT from Vanessa cardui chromosome 12, ilVanCard2.1, whole genome shotgun sequence encodes the following:
- the LOC124534427 gene encoding dynactin subunit 5; this encodes MELQDTYYNKSEYVETASGNKVSRQTVLCGSQNIVLHGKVIVQSDAIIRGDLANVKTGRFCIISKGSVIRPPFKKFSKGVAFFPLQMGDHVFVGENTVVNAAVVGSYVYIGKNVVIGRRCVLKDCCMIEDNSVLPAETVVPSFARYSGNPAKLITTLPEAMPDLMTEFTKSYYQHFLPTTVN